CCGACCCAGTCGGGTGACGCGGTGTCGTGAAAGCGTCTACGAATCGCTGCAAACATTTCCTCGGGGAGCGGGCCGCGTTCGAGCAGACGCGCGTTTTCTTGCCAGCGTCCAGGCTGCGTCGTGCCGACGATGGCCGTCTGTACGCCGGGGATGCTGAGCGTGAAGCGCAGCGCGACACCGACTGCGTCAGAGAGATTTCCCTCAAGAAAGTCGTACTGCAGCTTTTGCAGCCGTTCCCAATAGGCGTGATGATACGCCTCGGTTGGCTTCTCCTTGGTTTTCCACGCTGCATTTGCAATCGGCCGCTTGGCGATCACGCCCATGTTGCGCGCGGCGGCGTGCGGAATGGTGAGTTCAATCGGCTCCTGATCCGCGATGTTGACAGACGTCTGCAGCGCGTCAAACGCGCCACACTCGATGGCGTAGCGCGCGGCGGACCGATCCCCGCTGTATCCGATGTACCGCGTTTTCCCCGCTTCTTTAGCCCGGCGTAAAACATCGATCACATCGCCTTGGCGAAGCATATCCTCACTGCAGCTGTGAAGTTGAATAAGGTCGACGTGATCGGTTTTTAAGCGCGCCAGGCTTCGCTCAATTGACTTTTGCAGCATGGCGGGCGTCCAGTCAGGCTCTGCGAATCCAGCCGCGTGACCGCACTTTGTAAAGAGGTAGAAATCACTGCGGCGGTCGCTCACGGCCTCGCCGATCAATTCTTCACTCTCGCGGTAGCATTCCGCCGTGTCGATCACATTCAACCCAGCGTCAAGCGCTGACGCGAGCAGATTTTTTACATCCCGCACGTTGACACCCTGATAACCGATCTCTGATCCGCCAAAACCGAGCACACTGACATGCATGTCCGTATTGCCAAAACGTCGTTTTTCCACGAAAATCCTCCTTAATTGGCAATTCTTCTACGAAATTGATTGTATCTTATCAAAAAAGGATTGAACAAGTTTGAATTTTTCTGTACCATCGGAGTACTTCGTGATTATCATTTTATCTTAAGGAGGGTTCCGCTTGGCTCAGTTGAATCGGCAAGCGCTCGGCGTTTGGCCTGTCGTGTTTCAGTCCATCACCTATATGGCGCCAGGCGCGGCGGTCGCTTATAGCATCTACCTTTCAGCACAGTACGCGGGGGGCGCGCTTACGCTGTCCGTCGTTCTCGCACTGATTGGCGCGCTGTTTTCAGCGGTGTCGATTGGTGAACTGGCGCGGCAGCTTCCATCAGCCGGCAGTTTTTATACGTATACCAGCAAGACGCTCGGGGGCGGTGTCGGCTTCATTGTTGGCTTTATGTTCAATTTTGCCCAGTCACTCGGGGCTCCGTTTTTGCTTCTCATCATGGGTCAGGTGATCCAGGATACGATTTCTAGCTATCTTCATGTCACCATCCCTTGGTATGTGTGGTTTTTGCTCGGCGCCGTGTTTGTCTTTACACTCTCCTATCGTGGTGTGAAACTGTCTGCCAAAACGGGAATTTGGCTTGGGCTGTTTGAACTGCTCGTCTTCAGCCTGCTCGCGTTTACGCTCATCGCAAAAGCGGGGAGCCACAATACGCTGTCCGTTTTTAACCCTAAACTTGCACTGGTCAAGGGCGCAGGCGGTTTTGGCGGCGTCTTTCAAGGCATGATCTACTGCATTCAGGCGTTCATCGGCTTTGAAGGCGCAGCGGCGCTGGCCGAGGAAACGAAAAATCCGCGCAATGTGACGCGCGCCATCTTTTGGTCGACCGTCGGCATTGGGTTGTTCTACGTGTTAACGACATACGCCGGAACCGTCGGCTGGGGTATCCACAACATGAGTTCGTTTGCGAGCAATTCAGACCCGTGGCAAGTCCTTGCGGTTGGCGGCTGGGGTATCGGCTGGATCCTCGTTTTTCTTGCCATCATCAACTCGTTTATTGCAAACTCAAACGCAGCGACGACTGTCTCGACGCGGATGATGTTCTCAATGGGACGCGTTGGCGCCCTCCCGCGCGCGCTTTCCTATATCCATCCGACCTTTGAGACACCGTCTCGCGCAGCGCTTGCGCAGTTGGTTTGGACGCTCGTGCTGGGTCTTGTTTGCGGGTTTTCACTTGGCCCAATGAATGGGTACATCATGCTTGCCACCGTCACGACAATCATTATGATCGCCATCTACCTGTTGGCCAATCTCGCGTCTTTGCTTCTCTATAGCAGGCAGCGCCGCGCGGAATTTTCGATTGGCAAGCACGTGGTCGTGCCGCTTCTTGGCATCGTCTTTTTTATTCCGCCGCTCGTTACGTCAGTCTACCCAGTCCCTGCGTTTCCTGCGAATTTTGCGACGCCGATCATCATCATCTGGTTTGTGCTCGGTCTCGTGTTTTATTTTAACCTGCGGACACGCAATCCCGAGGCGCTTGTTCGGGCGAAAGACGTGTTTGTCTCGGAAGAAGCCTCCATGTAATATGAGTGGATCGGGACGATCAGGAGCGGGAGTGAGGGCGTGTGCGCATTGATTTTAACGCGGATCTCGGCGAGGGGTTTGGGCCGTACACGATGGGCGACGATCAGGTCATTCTCGACGTCGTCACGTCGGCGAATCTCGCTTGTGGATTTCACGCGGGAGATCCAAATGTGATGATGGAGCGCATCGAGATGGCGCATAACCGCGGGGTGCGCATCGGCGCGCACCCCGGTTATGCAGATCGCCTCGGGTTTGGCAGACGTGACATTCCGCATGCGGATGAGGAGTGGATCCGCGTGATTCTCTATCAGTGGGGAGCGCTTGCAGCGCTCGCCACACAAGTCGGTGCGCGTGTCACGCATCTTAAAATGCACGGCGCACTGTACCACAAGTCGGCGTACAGTCCTGCATGCGATCAACTGGTAAAGGCGATTTGCAAAATGGATGATCGCGTTGTACTGTTTGCGCCGTGTGGCAGTCCGCTCGCGAAAGCCGGCAGGTCGGCGGGACTCACGGTATGTGAAGAAATGTTCGCGGATCGCAGTTATGAACCGGATGGAACATTGACACCGCGCAATGTGGAAGGCGCTATTTTCCACGATCCGGAAGTGATTGCGCGCCGGATCGTGGACGCGCTTACGCATGGCGCTATCGCCGCCCGCGACGGCACAACCGTTCCACTGCGCGCGGACACGGTATGCATCCACGGCGATCACGCGGGGGCGGTTGAAATAGCACGCACGCTGAAGCTTCGCCTTCAGGCGCACGGTGTGGTCGTTGCCCCTTATAGGGTTAGGTGAAATGCCAAAGAGGCCAGCTCTATCTTGAATCTTGGTTTGACAAAGATTTACCTTTGACGAGTCTTTCAGTGACTGTGGCAGGGCAACGATTTTATCTGCTTCAAGCAAAAGACTGGTGGTCCTTTTCTGCAGATGTTCAGAAAAGATGGATATTAAAGTGGTTAAGAGAATGGCATAAACGTGATGAAGGCAGCGCTTTGGTAGCGATCGATGGCGCAGATGTAAGATTGCCGCTTGAACTTCTTAACGAGTTCACAGGGACATTTGCTGATCGAAGTGGCCCAAATTGCTTTGCCGCAACCGCTGCGATGGCCGTGTGCAGAAGCAGTGTTCAGAACCTTGCACAAGCTCGTGATTTGATATTTTCATGGCTTCATCAAGAACCCTTTTTTCGATTGCTCAAGGCGCATCATTACTGTGAGGTTTCCGTTTATCGCGGCATCGATGATCAACGCCACGTAGAACCAGGCGATGTCTTGGTGTGGTATACGGGCGATCAAGTGGCGCGTCACGCTGCGTTTGCCGTCGCGAGTGATCACGTATTCCAAAAACATGGACAGGGCTTTGAGAATCCATGGCAGATCTTGAAGATTGAAAAAGTATGGTACAACACGCATTTGGAAACGGGGGGCCATGTGGCTCTCTTTCGAATGAAAAGACAATGATTCTGAGGGAGTGGGAACATGCCGAGAAACGTGGGGCTAGAGCCGGGTCAGAGGATACCGGATTTTACGCTTTCAGACCTTGCGGGCGTGGTGCATCGACACACGGAGTATCTCGGAAAACCGCTGCTGCTCTATTTCCTGCGTGGCACGTGGTGACCGAATTGTCGTCGCCAACTCGGGGAGTTGGACAAGCAGCGCGCGGCGATTGTGGCCGCTGGCGCCGAGATTCTCTGCATCGTCGGGCAAAACCGCGCGGCGGTTGCCGCGTATTTTGCGAAGCTCGGTTACACTTTTCCTATTCTGATCGATGAGACGCGTGAGGTGATCCAAGCGTTTGATGTGTATCACGCGCTATCCTTTGATGCGTATCGCATCGCGCGGCCCAGCCTTTTTGTCGTGGATCGGGGCGGGCAGATCGTCTTTCGCTATGT
This sequence is a window from Ferroacidibacillus organovorans. Protein-coding genes within it:
- a CDS encoding aldo/keto reductase, whose amino-acid sequence is MEKRRFGNTDMHVSVLGFGGSEIGYQGVNVRDVKNLLASALDAGLNVIDTAECYRESEELIGEAVSDRRSDFYLFTKCGHAAGFAEPDWTPAMLQKSIERSLARLKTDHVDLIQLHSCSEDMLRQGDVIDVLRRAKEAGKTRYIGYSGDRSAARYAIECGAFDALQTSVNIADQEPIELTIPHAAARNMGVIAKRPIANAAWKTKEKPTEAYHHAYWERLQKLQYDFLEGNLSDAVGVALRFTLSIPGVQTAIVGTTQPGRWQENARLLERGPLPEEMFAAIRRRFHDTASPDWVGQT
- a CDS encoding APC family permease yields the protein MAQLNRQALGVWPVVFQSITYMAPGAAVAYSIYLSAQYAGGALTLSVVLALIGALFSAVSIGELARQLPSAGSFYTYTSKTLGGGVGFIVGFMFNFAQSLGAPFLLLIMGQVIQDTISSYLHVTIPWYVWFLLGAVFVFTLSYRGVKLSAKTGIWLGLFELLVFSLLAFTLIAKAGSHNTLSVFNPKLALVKGAGGFGGVFQGMIYCIQAFIGFEGAAALAEETKNPRNVTRAIFWSTVGIGLFYVLTTYAGTVGWGIHNMSSFASNSDPWQVLAVGGWGIGWILVFLAIINSFIANSNAATTVSTRMMFSMGRVGALPRALSYIHPTFETPSRAALAQLVWTLVLGLVCGFSLGPMNGYIMLATVTTIIMIAIYLLANLASLLLYSRQRRAEFSIGKHVVVPLLGIVFFIPPLVTSVYPVPAFPANFATPIIIIWFVLGLVFYFNLRTRNPEALVRAKDVFVSEEASM
- a CDS encoding LamB/YcsF family protein; translation: MRIDFNADLGEGFGPYTMGDDQVILDVVTSANLACGFHAGDPNVMMERIEMAHNRGVRIGAHPGYADRLGFGRRDIPHADEEWIRVILYQWGALAALATQVGARVTHLKMHGALYHKSAYSPACDQLVKAICKMDDRVVLFAPCGSPLAKAGRSAGLTVCEEMFADRSYEPDGTLTPRNVEGAIFHDPEVIARRIVDALTHGAIAARDGTTVPLRADTVCIHGDHAGAVEIARTLKLRLQAHGVVVAPYRVR